A single window of Sphingobacterium sp. ML3W DNA harbors:
- a CDS encoding DUF4342 domain-containing protein, whose protein sequence is MGIKETFSINGENLLKKIKELIAEGNVTKISISDKSGKEIMSFPVTVGAIGLIFAPIFAAIGAMAALLTECKITVERKVKDTDDHDQNADDTSQNIEVK, encoded by the coding sequence ATGGGCATAAAAGAAACATTTTCTATTAATGGAGAGAATCTATTAAAAAAGATTAAAGAGCTCATTGCTGAAGGCAATGTGACCAAAATCAGTATTTCTGATAAGTCTGGAAAAGAAATTATGAGTTTCCCGGTGACTGTAGGTGCTATTGGGCTGATATTCGCACCAATATTTGCTGCTATTGGTGCTATGGCAGCACTATTAACAGAGTGCAAAATAACCGTTGAAAGAAAAGTAAAGGATACGGATGACCACGATCAAAACGCGGACGATACATCACAAAATATTGAAGTAAAATAA
- a CDS encoding YqaE/Pmp3 family membrane protein, with the protein MILIAVLLPWLSFFLRGKIFSGILCLILQCTLIGWLPAAIWAVASRVDGKNKSRFKEIKRQQRF; encoded by the coding sequence ATGATCCTAATAGCAGTATTACTACCCTGGTTATCCTTCTTTTTAAGGGGAAAAATATTTTCTGGAATCTTATGTTTGATTTTGCAGTGTACACTTATCGGTTGGTTGCCCGCGGCTATATGGGCTGTGGCTTCCCGAGTTGATGGTAAAAACAAATCTAGATTTAAAGAAATTAAACGTCAACAACGTTTTTAA
- a CDS encoding SH3 domain-containing protein produces the protein MKKTMFLLLFVLTSLFVRAQEQPTAYAVYDEFDLWNFSKGDTAYIFADIAYIRSNASTNATLIDSITAGNSVVIASEGYNGNTIRGFHAPWYKITYIKNNVEKEGFIWLGLLALNSIQNEDGEQFIYGFKKFKPSTEYAAAYYEAQIKVFNKEKNCIARADYQADVNDQLGTETKILPAMGLKNIKNIHRSAFLSESCGVSTQYYYFAWNGHELIHFPNKMTVSDAGVFYHDETILFPSEHLGDQNMIIKRIIEGENTSEDMEDPKYQETKSQINYIWDGTTLSEIMEMR, from the coding sequence ATGAAAAAAACAATGTTTTTGCTCTTATTTGTCCTTACTTCTTTATTTGTTCGTGCACAAGAGCAACCTACTGCTTATGCAGTATACGATGAGTTCGATTTATGGAATTTTAGCAAAGGTGATACAGCTTATATTTTTGCTGACATCGCTTATATCCGTAGTAATGCCAGCACCAATGCTACACTCATTGATTCTATAACAGCGGGAAATAGTGTTGTAATTGCCAGCGAAGGATATAATGGAAATACTATAAGAGGGTTCCATGCACCTTGGTATAAAATAACGTACATAAAAAACAACGTTGAGAAAGAAGGGTTCATTTGGCTAGGCCTTTTGGCTCTCAATAGTATCCAGAACGAAGATGGTGAGCAATTTATTTATGGATTTAAAAAATTCAAACCATCTACTGAATATGCTGCAGCTTATTATGAGGCTCAGATAAAGGTGTTTAATAAGGAAAAGAATTGTATTGCACGTGCCGATTATCAAGCAGATGTAAATGATCAACTCGGTACAGAAACAAAAATCCTACCGGCAATGGGATTGAAAAACATCAAAAACATTCATCGCTCAGCATTTCTAAGTGAATCTTGCGGAGTATCAACCCAATATTATTATTTCGCATGGAATGGTCATGAGCTGATTCATTTTCCGAATAAAATGACAGTTTCTGACGCAGGTGTATTCTATCATGACGAAACCATTCTTTTCCCCTCAGAACATTTAGGCGACCAAAATATGATTATTAAAAGGATTATAGAGGGTGAAAACACAAGTGAAGATATGGAAGACCCTAAATATCAAGAAACTAAAAGCCAGATTAATTATATCTGGGATGGGACTACTTTGAGTGAAATCATGGAAATGCGTTGA
- a CDS encoding valine--tRNA ligase, producing MSIAKTYNPKEAEDKWYSYWMENGFFRSTPDEREPYTIVMPPPNVTGVLHMGHMLNNTIQDVLIRRARMQGKNACWVPGTDHASIATEAKVVAMLKEQGIDKKSLSREDFLKHAWEWKEKYGGIILKQLEKLGASCDWERTKFTMDADLSESVIDTFIKFYKEGYIYRGVRMVNWDPQGKTALSDEEVIRKEVNQKLYYIRYKIKDSDEHIIIATTRPETIMADAAICINPNDERYAHLKGKTVLVPLVNREIPIIEDEYVDMEFGTGCLKVTPAHDLNDYALGQKHNLEIIDLLNDDGTLNANAQILVGEDRFIARKKIAKLLEEVDQIEKIEDYKSQVGFSERTDAAIEPKLSMQWWCKMDKLAQPALDYVVSGEVNLIPDKFTSSYKHWMENVKDWCISRQLWWGQRIPAWYNEKNEWVVAKTEAEAIQEFESQGKATGAIRQEEDVLDTWFSSGLWPMSVFDGVRNPENEEFNYYYPTNDLVTAPEILFFWVARMMIMGHAYTGKAPFKNVYLTGIVRDKLGRKMSKSLGNSPDPIELMAQYGTDGVRVGMLLSSPAGNDLMFDVSYCEQGRNFANKIWNAFRLVKGWETTDTAATEAQKTAARWFESKFNATLIEIEDHFNNYRLSDALMSTYKLVWDDFCAWYLELVKPAYQAPIEAETFEVVKGFFKRILTLVHPFMPFLSEELWHDELFGERDAKDCIIVADYPTVGEIDQKIIKEFTIVQQIISEVRNIRNTKQISPKIALPLAINSSEIEFTSYQDSIIKLANIETLTFVQEKVNGAISFLAGKEECYVALAENIDVDAERERITKEIDYLKGFLVSVDKKLSNERFVQNAKPEIIQNEQNKKADAESKIKILAENLASLS from the coding sequence ATGAGTATAGCAAAAACTTACAATCCTAAAGAAGCTGAAGACAAATGGTACAGCTATTGGATGGAGAATGGATTTTTCCGTTCTACACCTGATGAGCGTGAACCGTATACAATAGTAATGCCTCCTCCAAACGTCACTGGTGTATTACACATGGGACATATGTTGAACAATACCATTCAAGATGTATTGATTCGTCGCGCACGTATGCAAGGTAAAAATGCCTGTTGGGTACCGGGTACCGATCATGCATCTATTGCCACTGAAGCTAAGGTTGTCGCTATGCTGAAAGAGCAAGGAATTGATAAGAAATCATTATCGCGTGAAGACTTCCTAAAACATGCTTGGGAATGGAAAGAAAAATATGGTGGTATCATCTTAAAACAACTTGAGAAATTAGGCGCCTCATGTGATTGGGAACGCACAAAATTCACGATGGATGCTGATTTATCTGAATCGGTTATCGATACTTTTATCAAATTTTACAAAGAAGGTTATATCTATCGTGGTGTTCGCATGGTAAACTGGGATCCACAAGGAAAAACAGCTTTATCTGACGAAGAAGTAATTCGCAAGGAAGTAAATCAAAAATTATACTATATCCGTTATAAAATTAAGGATTCAGATGAACACATCATCATTGCAACGACTCGTCCTGAGACGATTATGGCTGATGCTGCTATCTGTATCAATCCAAATGATGAACGCTATGCACACCTAAAAGGCAAAACAGTACTTGTACCATTAGTTAATCGTGAAATTCCAATCATCGAAGATGAATACGTGGATATGGAATTTGGTACTGGTTGTTTAAAAGTAACTCCTGCACACGATTTAAACGATTATGCTCTAGGCCAAAAACATAATTTAGAAATCATCGATTTATTAAACGATGATGGAACTTTAAATGCCAATGCTCAAATTTTGGTAGGTGAAGATCGTTTCATTGCTCGTAAAAAAATCGCAAAACTCTTAGAAGAAGTTGATCAAATCGAAAAAATCGAAGATTACAAATCTCAAGTTGGCTTCTCGGAACGCACTGATGCTGCAATCGAACCGAAATTATCGATGCAATGGTGGTGTAAAATGGATAAACTAGCACAACCTGCATTGGATTATGTGGTTAGTGGAGAAGTAAATCTGATACCAGACAAGTTCACATCCAGCTATAAGCACTGGATGGAAAACGTGAAAGATTGGTGTATCTCTCGTCAGTTGTGGTGGGGACAGCGGATACCAGCTTGGTATAATGAGAAAAACGAATGGGTAGTTGCTAAAACTGAAGCTGAAGCTATTCAAGAGTTTGAGTCGCAAGGAAAAGCTACTGGAGCGATCCGTCAAGAAGAAGATGTACTGGATACCTGGTTCTCTTCTGGTTTATGGCCAATGTCAGTGTTCGACGGTGTCCGTAATCCTGAAAATGAAGAATTCAATTACTACTACCCGACCAATGATTTAGTTACTGCTCCCGAGATTCTTTTCTTCTGGGTAGCACGTATGATGATCATGGGGCATGCATATACAGGGAAAGCTCCTTTCAAAAATGTATACTTAACAGGTATCGTTCGCGATAAATTGGGACGCAAGATGTCTAAGTCATTAGGAAATTCTCCCGACCCCATTGAATTAATGGCACAATACGGTACAGATGGTGTACGTGTAGGTATGTTATTATCTTCTCCTGCCGGAAATGACTTGATGTTTGATGTTTCTTATTGTGAACAGGGCCGTAATTTTGCAAATAAAATCTGGAATGCCTTCCGTTTAGTAAAAGGATGGGAAACAACTGATACAGCTGCAACTGAGGCTCAAAAAACAGCTGCAAGATGGTTTGAAAGCAAATTCAATGCTACTTTAATAGAGATCGAAGATCACTTTAATAACTACCGTTTATCCGATGCCTTGATGTCTACGTACAAATTGGTGTGGGATGATTTCTGCGCTTGGTACTTAGAGTTGGTTAAACCAGCATATCAAGCCCCTATTGAAGCCGAAACTTTTGAAGTAGTAAAAGGATTTTTCAAACGCATATTAACCTTGGTACATCCATTTATGCCTTTCTTATCAGAAGAATTATGGCATGATGAATTATTCGGTGAACGCGATGCAAAAGATTGTATCATCGTTGCGGACTATCCAACTGTAGGTGAAATCGACCAAAAAATAATTAAAGAGTTCACCATCGTACAACAGATTATTTCTGAAGTTCGAAATATCAGAAATACGAAACAGATCTCTCCAAAAATTGCTTTGCCTTTAGCTATCAATTCAAGTGAAATTGAATTCACGAGTTACCAAGATAGCATCATCAAATTGGCAAATATTGAAACATTAACTTTTGTTCAGGAAAAAGTTAATGGCGCTATCAGTTTCTTAGCAGGCAAAGAAGAATGCTATGTTGCACTTGCAGAAAATATCGATGTTGATGCGGAGCGTGAAAGAATTACAAAAGAAATTGATTATTTAAAAGGTTTCTTGGTTTCTGTAGATAAGAAGTTATCGAACGAGCGTTTTGTTCAGAATGCGAAACCTGAAATTATTCAAAACGAACAGAATAAAAAAGCAGATGCTGAATCTAAGATTAAAATCTTGGCTGAAAACTTAGCAAGTCTATCATAA
- a CDS encoding Dabb family protein, with the protein MERKKFLKSLVLAGAAGTVLASCANTEKEIKNMETSDGFKAGYIFHSVYFWLKDGIQEKEEKDFLNFFEILKKVPGVESCHIGKPAGTNARDVVDNSFSYHVMLTFSSLEAITAYEVHPDHLAGIDQYSKYWKQVEVRDTVLS; encoded by the coding sequence ATGGAACGTAAAAAATTTTTAAAATCATTGGTGCTTGCGGGCGCTGCAGGAACAGTTTTAGCCTCATGTGCAAATACAGAAAAAGAAATTAAAAATATGGAAACAAGCGATGGATTTAAGGCAGGGTATATCTTTCACAGTGTATATTTCTGGCTAAAAGATGGTATTCAGGAAAAAGAAGAAAAAGACTTTTTAAACTTTTTTGAGATTTTAAAAAAAGTACCAGGCGTAGAATCTTGCCATATTGGTAAACCTGCAGGTACTAATGCAAGAGACGTGGTTGATAATTCATTTTCGTACCACGTGATGTTAACCTTTTCAAGTCTAGAAGCGATAACAGCATATGAAGTACATCCTGATCATTTGGCGGGGATTGATCAATATAGTAAATATTGGAAACAAGTCGAGGTAAGGGATACCGTACTTAGTTAG